The nucleotide window CGCGGGGCCCCCGGCGCCGCCAGGGGTCGCCTCCTGCTCCGGGGCCTCGGCGGCGGCCTGCGCGGGCCAGCGCTCCTGGCTCTGCGGCCGGCGCTTGGACGCCCCGAGGATGGGCCCCGACGCCTGGGAGGACGCGGGGATCTGCACGGGCTTGGGGATCCACGGGTGGTCCCCGCGGCGCGGCAGCGGCCAGGCGCGGAAGTCCTTCTGGTACTGGGTCTCGCGCTCGAAGGGCGCGTCGGAGGGCTGGTACTCGCTGCGCGGCCGGCAGCTCGGCTCGGGCCGCTGCACCTTCCAGGCGCGGTAGTCCTGACGCATCACCGAGTCCGCGGGGCCCGCGCTCGAGGTGGAGCCGGagcccgggccggggccggcgccgggcGCGCCGCGGCCGGGGGGCGCCGCCGCCTCGCGATCGCCGCTAGGCCCGGGCGCCGGCCCCGTTGCCCGGGCAACTGCATCCAACTCGCCCTGGGCCGGCTGCGTCTCTATGGCGACCGCCCGCGCCGAGGGGGGCGCGTGCGCCGgctgcggcggctgcggcggctgcggcggggcGCTGGGGGCCTCGGTGGCCTCCGAGTACTTGGTGAAAACCAGTGGCACGGCGATGTCCGCCTTGTCCAGCTGGTTCCAGAAGCGGGCGATGCAGCAGGCCCGCGTGATGCACGGCCACGCCATGATGCGGGCTGCAAAGCTggccctccctctttcttttttgtggttcTAAAGCAAGTCTCTAACCTCACTTCAGTCCCTCGGCACTCGACCAGCCAGTCCGGCTCCCACAGCCTTTCCCTCGGCGGCCCGAGctacctcctcttctccctcagaGAGCACCCAGGAAGGTCAAGCTATCACCGGGACAAAAGTCCGTAAAGTCCCCCGATTGATTACCGGCTGCAGACGCCTCCGGAAGCCGCCCGCAAAGGTCTTGGGAGCGCAGTCTGCT belongs to Canis lupus baileyi chromosome 23, mCanLup2.hap1, whole genome shotgun sequence and includes:
- the MAP6 gene encoding microtubule-associated protein 6 isoform X9, giving the protein MAWPCITRACCIARFWNQLDKADIAVPLVFTKYSEATEAPSAPPQPPQPPQPAHAPPSARAVAIETQPAQGELDAVARATGPAPGPSGDREAAAPPGRGAPGAGPGPGSGSTSSAGPADSVMRQDYRAWKVQRPEPSCRPRSEYQPSDAPFERETQYQKDFRAWPLPRRGDHPWIPKPVQIPASSQASGPILGASKRRPQSQERWPAQAAAEAPEQEATPGGAGGPAAGKPSGGDERDTRRKPGPAWMLRRAEGQGPEPTPPPAAQAQAQAQAQAQAAAPEAGKGRAAADALNRQIREEVASAAGSSYRNEFRAWTDIKPVKPIKARPQYKPPDDKMAHETSYSAQFKGEANKPTPADNKVIDRRRIRSLYSEPFKEPPKGWPWRHLAGFLPTLPLPHSQLQSMDASLLPFLLFLHKYCAPSVPSL
- the MAP6 gene encoding microtubule-associated protein 6 isoform X7 gives rise to the protein MAWPCITRACCIARFWNQLDKADIAVPLVFTKYSEATEAPSAPPQPPQPPQPAHAPPSARAVAIETQPAQGELDAVARATGPAPGPSGDREAAAPPGRGAPGAGPGPGSGSTSSAGPADSVMRQDYRAWKVQRPEPSCRPRSEYQPSDAPFERETQYQKDFRAWPLPRRGDHPWIPKPVQIPASSQASGPILGASKRRPQSQERWPAQAAAEAPEQEATPGGAGGPAAGKPSGGDERDTRRKPGPAWMLRRAEGQGPEPTPPPAAQAQAQAQAQAQAAAPEAGKGRAAADALNRQIREEVASAAGSSYRNEFRAWTDIKPVKPIKARPQYKPPDDKMAHETSYSAQFKGEANKPTPADNKVIDRRRIRSLYSEPFKEPPKVEKPSVQSSKPKKTSATHKPPRKAKDKQVVSGRASKKKSAEGPSATQPDDKEQSKEMNNKLAEAKE